The window ctgggtggtggggggggggggagggggggaaccacccccccccacggcccccggAAGGAGGCGGGGACCTGACCCGGCGACGCCGCTCCTAGGTGCCAGCCCCCCGACGCCGTGGTGTGGCCCCAGAGCGTGGAGCAGGTGCGCCGGCTGGCCGCCCTGTGCTACAGCCAGCGCGTGCCCGTCATCCCGTTCGGCACGGGCACCGGCTTGGAGGGCGGCGTCTGCGCCGTGCAGgtacggcgggggggggggggggggaccctcccCTCTCCGCCCTCCCCGCCTGCTACTCCTCAGGGCCCGCTCAGCTCCTCcacgccccccctccacccccagggcGGCGTGTGCGTCAACCTCACCCACATGGACCGCATCACCGAGCTGCACCCCGAGGACTTCTCGGTGGTGGTGGAGCCCGGGGTCACGCGAAAGGCGCTCAACGCTCACCTGCGCGACACCGGCCTCTGGTTTCCCGTGGGTAGGCCGGGCCCCTGCCCCCTGACCCCGGAGGAGGGCTCGCTGGGGGCTGGGCAGCGCCCCTGGGTCTCACTCCCGAGGCCTGCCCAGGCCGCCCTCCCCAGCACGCTGCCTTCCAGACCCAGGTGCAGATGCCTCTCTCTGCGGCATGGCGGCCACGGGAGCCTCGGGCACCAACGCCGTGCGCTACGGGACCATGCGGGACAACGTGCTCAACCTCGAGGTGGTGCTGCCGGACGGCCGGCTGCTCCACACGGCGGGCCCGGGGCGCCACTACCGGTGAGGGCCCTCTGCCTGCCTCCCGCCTCCCTCCTAGGATGTTGTTCCAGGGGCCTCCGCCGATCCTGGCGCTTGCTGGGCCCGGGGCTGGTGGctctggcctataatcctagctactcaggaggctgagtctaaggatcccagttcaaagccagcccagtcaggaaatcCATGGGTATCTTTATCTCCaggtagccaccaaaaagctggaagtggagttgtggcgcaagtggtagagcctttgccagccttgagcacaaaaagctccaagggcagcacccaggccctgagttcaaggccctgagttcaagccccaggacgagcgcacgctcatgtgtgcacatgcacacacacacacacacagatttatgtGGGTTGGATGTGAGCTGGAAAGCAGCTCTATGATAGCAACGGGGGGCATGGAAGGCCAGCCCGGGGCCTGGGGCCTTGAAGGTCTGGCTCCGACGCCGGGCAGTCATTCCTCATGATTTGGGCCAGGGGTCTCAGCTACCTTGTGTCCCTGGTGTGCAGGAAGAGTGCAGCCGGCTACAACCTCACAGGGCTTTTCGTGGGCTCCGAGGGGACACTGGGCCTCATCACATCTGCCACCCTGCGCCTGCACCCCGCCCCCGAGGCCACGGTGGCTGCCACCTGTGCATTCCCCAGTGTCCAGGCCGCAGTGGACAGCACTGTGCAGATCCTCCAGGCTGCGGTGCCTGTGGCCCGCATTGGTGAGCCAGGGGCTGGACAGTTGGGGTGGGGTCCACAGAAGAAGcccccctctccctgcctggcGTTATCCAGCCATCCCCATTCCTGGTCCCAGAGTTCCTGGATGACGTCTCCATGGATGCCTGCAACAGATACAGCAAACTGAACTGTCCTGTGGCTCCCACACTCTTCCTGGAGTTCCATGGCTCCCAGCAGGCGCTGGAAGAGCAGCTGCAGCGGGCAGGTGTGCTGCAGGGGGTAGGGTTGTGCGGCTGACCTTGAGGTCAGGCCCAAGGTCAACTTGCCTCCTCCCACTGCAGAGGCAATCACTCAATACAATGGAGGCTCCCAGTTCTCCTGGGCCCATGAAGCTGAGGCGCGCAAACAGCTTTGGGCAGCACGCCATAATATTTGGTATGCATTCCTGGCAGGGTCTCCTGGCTGCAAGGTAAGTCTGGGGCTAGGATGAAGTGGGGGTCTGCACTTGGGCCATAAACCCTTCCCTCAACCTTCCGCCCTCCTGTATATATAGAGCAGTGTGCTGAGGCCTACTAGGGGCCTGGTCCTGGCTGACTGGACACCAGAACACAGGCTATAGAGGGTCCTACCCAGCTGCTTCTCAAATGCTGCCTAGAGGGAGAACTGAACTGCCTGCCTAATGCTTGGGAGTCCCTACAGAAAGCCTTGCTCTGGGCTCTCTGTGCAACTGTAAACACAGAGGGAAGGCATCTTGGAGGGAGAGAAGTGATTAGCCCAACCTGGAAGGGAAGGCTGGACTCCAGGCAGGGCATGCCCGTTCAGTAGTGTGGGGTGCAGGGGATTTGTACATCGTTGAGGCTGGGGATCTAGGGCAGAGATGAAGGGCTTGCTTGACCCCTTAAGTTCAGGCAGGCAAGAAGTGAAGGGAAGCAGCTCACTGGCCTGTCCTGTGACTCAGGGCTATTCCACGGACGTGTGTGTGCCCCTTTCCCGGCTGCCCGAGATCCTGGTGCAGGCCAAGGAGGAGCTGAAGGCCTCAGGACTCACAGGTTCTGCCCACTGACATTGCGCTGAGGGAGGCACGAGGGCTGACGAGTGCGGGGCCAATGGCAGCTCTGTACTCTGGGCCCCCAGGAACCATTCTTGGGCATGTGGGTGACGGCAACTTCCACTGCATCCTGGCCATCAACCCAGATGACGCCGAGGAGCTCCAGCGAGTGAAGGCCTTTACAGAAGAGCTGGGCAGGTAGGAGCTGAGCTGGGGAACGAGGAAGGCAAAGGAAGTCAGGGCCAAGGTCACTGAGAACCCCCTCGTGGCATCCTAGGCGGGCGCTGACACTCCACGGGACGTGCACCGGGGAGCATGGCATCGGGCTGGGCAAGCGGCAGCTGCTTCAGGAAGAGGTCGGTGCTGTGGCGCTGGAGACCATGCGGCAGCTCAAGGTCACCCTCGACCCCCGCGGCCTCATGAACCCAGGCAAGGTGCTGTGAGAAGCTTCAAGTGCTACAAGCCTCCAGACCACAGAGCCtttgttctggaagcttcctttAAACCACCAACTCGGCAAAGAATAGACAGTGGCTATGCCGTCAGTGAATCTTGTATAGCAGGGGCTGAAAGTCAGAGGGTGAGAAATTGGCTCCTCTTGCTGTCCCCAGAAACCTTTGGTTCAGTGGATGGCAGGTGTCTAACTgtgcttcctttgttttttccccccagtactagggcttgaactcagggcctgggccctgtccctgagctcttcagctcaaggctagcactctaccacctgagccacagtgccacttccagttttctggtggttaattggagataagaatcttagggacttttttgcccaggcatgagccactgggctcccagctccctgagcttttttactcgaggctagcactttaccccttgagccacagcttcacttctggctttctggtggttaattgacgtCTCACACACTTTACTGTTAGGAcaggtttcaaaccacgatcctcagatctcagcctcctgagtgccatgattacaggtgtgagccactgacacgcAGCTCCTCTCTGCTCTTACACATCCTGTCTTGGCTGGGAGAGGTGTCGTGGACTCACCTGAAGATCATGTCCCTCTACAGAGGCCTCCCTACCACGAGGCAAGGAACCCTTCATCTTCCATTGACAGGAACACTCCTGTCCTGGAATGGGGAGCTCTTCCTTTCCAGTTAGTCTTCTCCTTGTCCCCCTGAAATGAATCTGTACTCCACTTGCCATATCTGGGGAGCAGACATTCTGACCTTGGCCACTGTTTGTTTTGAGCCTTGTCCTCTGGCTTACAGAAGCCTGGGGAAGAGGGTGGTGCTCAGGCTTTGGAAGCAAGCCAGGTCCCTGTCCCAATTTCTCTGCTTCCGGGAGCCTCAGGCTGAACCCCTGCCCAGGATGGACGTTAATTTTGGTAGCTTCCCCACCAGGCCTGGACTGAGCCTTGGAATACCAAACTCATTCCGGAAGCTGCTGCGTCATTAGAAATGGAAGTGAGATCTTCCTCCTCTTACCACACCTCGCCATGCTGCGATGTATGGGAATTAACAGTGTTCGCCCTCAGAATTAAGCTCTGCCCACCCTGGGGCCTGCCTGCCTGTTTTGGGATTCCCCCAGGTCAGAGCCCATCTGCAGTACTTGGAAGTTGTTTCTATTATGCCCACAAGAGGGCGCCCGACACCATCTGCTCTGGGCCCCAGCTGCCCAGAGCTCTTCTGTCTATTCACTTCCCAGGATGCGAGTGCATGGCCAGCTTCTAAATCCCCCACCACTTGCAGGTCCCAGGAGCTCACAGTTCTCTCCAACTCTCGGCCTCTGGCCCCCTTAGGAAAGGGGCTAGGCGAGGGCTGTGGGAGCCAGAGCATGTGGGCAGCAGCAGCCTCCAGAATCTAGAGAGCCCGGGCTCTCTGGAATCCCCTCAGCCCCTCACCAGTCTTCCCATTGAGCTCTGGGGAGAGGCATCCTCCTGTGGCTTTCTCAATCCAACCCCAGTTCTTGGGATCCCCGCTCTGGGTTCTTGCACACAACAGTGACAGTGGCCTGTGCTTCAGGCTGGGAGCAGAGGCTCCGCCAAGGATTGTGGTGGCAATTCTCATCAGCCTTCTCCCAAACCACTGTAGGGAGTGAACCATCCGACTATGGGTCCAGACTCGTCCTGTAAACACCACTGTTCCAGGCAGATTGCAGCCCCTTCCCCCGGCCCACCATAACTGAGCAGAGGCTGTCCCGATCCGACGTGCCTTTCAGTACCTGGCAGCGAGTACTCGCTCAGCAAATGCCATTTcccaagttttttttattaagaaaaattcTGAACATACAGAAAATTTGAAATAACCAGCACATTGTTCTGTGAAGATTCAACAATAGATACTTTTTGCCTTGTGTTGTTGTGTTTTGGGGGGGACACAATCTGAAGATTATACATGCCTCAAAATCATTCGCCTACATAATTCTATCTCCTTAGAATAAGAACATTCTTCCTTGACTTTCCACACTATTAAATGGCTGTTACATGAGTGGTTTCCAGGAGGGCTTGTATCCAGGAAAGCATGCTGGGCCCCGCAGCAGAGGAGGAACAGAGCCCAGCTTCCTCTCTCCGTGTTCTCTCACGAAGGTGGAGAGGAGGGGACACAATCTGGAGAGATGCTTTCTGGATGGAAAGTGTCAAACAGCAGCTGCACTTGGGAAGCCCAGacaagccccgccccacccccacaccaGGGCCTGGCAACCTGGATGGGAACTCAGAGGACACAGCAGCTAGCGGAGGGCTGTGGTGTGCCAGGTGGGAGCTGAAGTCACAGGGGTGGAGATGCACATGCTCCTTGAGAGCCTGGAATAGCACCCAGTGTGGGCCCCAGCTCTGTCCCACCCAGCTCCCAAACGCTGGGCTCAACCATGGCACTGCCAAAGCAGCCAGGTTCTTGCTACCAAGGTGGGCACACACAGACTATATTTCCAGGCTCAGGGTCAGACAAGGAGATTTCCTTCCAAGCTGGGCCCTGCCCCGCCAGTCTTGCTGGTGGAATTAAATATAGAACAGGGAGACACAGTTGCTAGGCAGAAGCAGGAATTGCTGTGAATAGAACAGTGCCCTTTGCAGTGACAAAGCTCCAAGGAAGCCTGCTGCACATGTGCCAGGCCTCCAGGGCCAATCCTGACCTTCATGATGGCCTCTGAGTTGTGTGATTTTGTCCCCATGCCACACACATGGAATCTGAAAGTCAGATGAATAAAGCTGTGCCCCCAGGATCATTCATTCTTCCAAGTAGGGAGTCCAAATGCAGAGAAGGGCCCATTTTCTGATTGCTAACTCTTTCAGCAGTGCTCCTGGGTTTCTACTCCAAGGCAGGTCCAACTCTTGACGCCCAGGCATCAAAACCTAAATTTCTTCAGTTCTTTAAAACGTGTCTCCAGCTTTGCCCACTGGCTTGCAATGCCTGCCCTCGTATAGAGTGAGACTAAAGAGCCAGAGGCCTGGCGGCAGCGCAGTCTGGACTTGTGAGCCTGGTGGGATTGGGCCGAGGCCACAGCGGAAGCAGACTCGGAAGGGTCAGGCCCAAGGTGTGGAGTCTTCCCCCTTCCGCTTTCCTTGGCTGGCTCTGCAGGCGGCCCTGGAATGCAGCTTCTGGAGCCTGGCTCAGAGACAGGCCAGGCATGTACTACTACCCCCCCTGCCCCGAGCTTCCGGCCCAGTCTGCTGTTTGCCAACTCTTGAGAGCTTGAGTAGCTGGTTCGAGTTCAAGGGCTCTGGGCTGGCTCAGCTCCAAACCAAGGCCTCTTCCTGGGCCTCAGAGAAGCATGCCCATGAGTCAGCACTTAGAGGAGGACCTGACAGCaacaggcaggcagggcaggacaTGGCACAGAAGCAGAGGCTGCTAGCGAAGGGCTGTGCTGgcaccaggtgtgtgtgtgtgtgtgtgtgtgtgtgtgtgtgtgtgtgtgtgaacccacATTCTTGCATCCTCCAGTGGGGACAAGCTCTGATCTCTCCAGCAAAGTTCCATCATGACCGCTCTGCAGATGTCGGCAGATGGGTTCCACAATGCTCAAGTTAGCATGTAGGACGCACACCTGAACCACCGCTTCCTTCAGGCATGCTGCATGAGCGAGCTGGCACCCGCAGTGAGCTGAGGAATGCTAAGGAGGTAGGTGTGGGGGAgggcgcgggccccgcccccagggcctgagcactgtcgctggcttctttctg is drawn from Perognathus longimembris pacificus isolate PPM17 chromosome 10, ASM2315922v1, whole genome shotgun sequence and contains these coding sequences:
- the Ldhd gene encoding probable D-lactate dehydrogenase, mitochondrial codes for the protein MALLRAATWGLFPRKGYCSRGSQGQLSQSFVEALKVVVGDPHVSTAAAVREHHGHDESVHRCQPPDAVVWPQSVEQVRRLAALCYSQRVPVIPFGTGTGLEGGVCAVQGGVCVNLTHMDRITELHPEDFSVVVEPGVTRKALNAHLRDTGLWFPVDPGADASLCGMAATGASGTNAVRYGTMRDNVLNLEVVLPDGRLLHTAGPGRHYRKSAAGYNLTGLFVGSEGTLGLITSATLRLHPAPEATVAATCAFPSVQAAVDSTVQILQAAVPVARIEFLDDVSMDACNRYSKLNCPVAPTLFLEFHGSQQALEEQLQRAEAITQYNGGSQFSWAHEAEARKQLWAARHNIWYAFLAGSPGCKGYSTDVCVPLSRLPEILVQAKEELKASGLTGTILGHVGDGNFHCILAINPDDAEELQRVKAFTEELGRRALTLHGTCTGEHGIGLGKRQLLQEEVGAVALETMRQLKVTLDPRGLMNPGKVL